ATTTCCTTATGCCCTGTTTGGGTTctaaattacaaataaatatattctattctattctatacaaaatatttctttattaaaCATTGTAAAAACACGAAGTCATTGAGGGGCTTCCATTGATGGAAACATTCCCGACGGTGATGGATCAACAGATGTTATTTTCATCCGCAAAACAAATCGAGACGCCATGATTTGTCGAAAGGCTATAAGTGataaataattatcatttaatggcaATATAAAACAACAGGTCACGTTCACATCGACAGTAGCATTGTCTATGAACTTATGATGACTTGGTTGGTTGAAATTCTTACTATAGCAGCCATTGTTTCTGTTACCCTGGGGTGTACTCCACTTCCCAGAGTTGACCAGAGTGATTTTTGCTATGCGAAATATGgtaaactttctttcaacattttgttatatttagaattttaagttttgttttcttcagaGATTAAGCATGTAAATGTTCAAGAATACACTTCGATTCTACTTTGATCATTCAAATCGGATTCGAAACCGGTTCTGTTAACAATAATTGCATTATATACCACGACTTTCGGAAAATACAAGACGAGAAAGCTTAACTTTACAAAAATCAATGGGATCGTATTTATCAGATTGTGGATCAGGTTTTATTTCGAACTTTGCAACCTTAAGAAGTTATTGATCGCCAGTGGAGATTGTCTTCTTTAACGAACCCTTCCATTTTTCTTCAGCGTTTGAAGCAGAAGTCACAGACGTCAAACAAGCTGACAAGGATTCGGCTTATGAATACACCATCaacataaaaacagaatacaagGTAAGGTGATAAACAGCTGATTTAAATATCACAGTCAAAACAATGACACCAAAACTGGTGGATACAACCTATCCCCCATAAATATTCccatatataaaatatgataacCATGAATTTACAATGCTTGAAAACACGAGCAAGTTTTTGTATGATCAATATTTAAACCAAGACAGGTAGAGACGAATCAGTTGATGTTATAGGGGTTTCTACAGTCTCATCCAAGTCAGAATTTCACATTCTGTGGCCGTTATGATGATTTCATTTACAAATCCAATCTATCATTAGGTGGAATACTGTCTGAAGTGTCTCATACAATACGCCAGTTtagagatacgtccgagttatttccctttggagaaatCTCGTATATAGTGAGGTGGGAAACAATTTGCTTACATACGGAAGtgtgacaaatttttatcactgcATCTATTAAATGAATGCACTCGGTAGGTTCCCCATACGCTGTTTCATCACCCGTACTCGagtgatacacaaactaagtaagtaataagtattcagggagtaattaaatacatgacATTCTTATTATACCACgttatttcattgtttgtaatcGTCATATCTAGAATATTGCAAATATGATATTGTTATGTTTCCACTTATTTTGTGTTTCCTACATTTAcacatttaaagagaagccgcttttaatacattttatcatctttcTCACTGGCTGTATGTCTACTCTGTCCCACTtaaaattcaaagttttacTAAGTTCACCCCTATAAGAAAGAGCTCtgatctcgaaactggcgtattgttagaccgtttttttttttacattctgattttaactaagggttactccgtttacctgatcaagacaggATTTATAAGACTGAtaactcttcgttatcttcaccttttctttcatttagCCAAGAAACCGATAATATATTCAGAGgtaaatttaaaattgtatgctgtttttattcaataaaacaatttgTATAATTAACAAGGTGATTTCAACACTGAAATAGGACTTTTGGAAAAGATGAAGTAGCCAATCTCAGTCTAGTGACAGTCAATAAAAGGGGTGTAGTTTATTCCATGTTCTCTAGCGACAGTCGATAAAGGGGTGTGGTTTATTTAATGTTCTCTAGCGACGGCCGATAAAGGGGTGTGGCTTATTCGATGTTCTCTAGCAAAAGTCGATAGAATGGGTGTGATTTATTCGATGCTCTCTCGCAAAAGTCGATAGAATGGATGTGATTTATCCGATGTTCTCTAGCAAAAGGCGATCAAAGGAGTAATGATAATCATGATAATAGACGTTTTTAACATGAATTCTAGACACATGTATATCCGAAAGTTATATCAAGTCAATTTCGACTTTGCATGACCTTTGATAATCGGAAGAAGCAATGTAGCGCCAGAGGGAGATGGCAGGGAGAAAACGACTGTTAAGAAATTCCACGAATATAGtatataaaagatattttttcattaacattGCTTACGGGAATATGAAAGAGGAATGTCTACACTActtgaaaataatttatttcgTTTGAAATAAAGAAGAATTATGCAATGGACGTGCGTGGaagcattgtaatttttgtgatttaaaaaatttcaactgaGAGCATTCAGTGGATGCGTTTCCATCCCAGATGGAAGGACGGTATCTCCGTCCTTATTTTGTGACAATAACTTTTACTGTGCTACCAAATGAATGTTCGGTGTtcaagattttttattttacggATTTGTTATTATTTATAAGTAGAAACATTAGGTCATACAACTTGATACAAGTGATTTAGAGTCCACTGGGCTTTGTAGTGTGATTTTAATTGTCAGGAATAGACATTAATTCTTATTTGACTTACCTTTCGGGGAAGTAATCTCAAAACATCATCGATGTAGCAACaaggggttgttgttgttgacaaTTCAATTTTTACCGTTATTTTCATATATGAAATTTAATTCGTTGCACCATCTCCCACTTTCCTACtatgaaaggagaagataacgaacaatgatcaatctcattactcctactactaaagaacttttagtaaacttgaaatcgcaaaacttttcccaaatcaataacatcaaaacctatgacttttcaacactttacctgaccattcctcacgataaattattaaagactagactttttgacatcatagatatTTGCTTCTTCAAAAAAtatgaaaacgaaaatattcataactagtgatcagtcatctaaaacaattactttgttaaacatcactctgattccacgcacaagtactctgaagttgaaatagaaaatacgctagagttcttcattgacaatatcttcgtggtctttggtgatcaggtcttccaatagtctgttggaattcccatgggcacgaatggtgcttctttgttagctgacctgtttctatattcatttgaagtagaatttattcaaaaacttctacgtgacaagaaaaaaatctcttgctgtgaccttcaattcgacatttaaatatatcgacgacgttttgtccattaacaataataactttcattcatatgtcgattagatatatccctgtgagctccaaataaaagacaccacagagtcgcccaCGTTTGCTTCATACCtcgatgttttattgaaagtagatactaaCGTCAACTTAACAACtcatctttatgacaaacgggatgatttcagcttctccatcgtcaacttcccatatttatttagcaatattccatcatcacctgtatatggtgtttatatctgtctcagctgattcgatacgcaagagcttgttctgcttatggtaagtttttaaatcgatgcaagctactgacaaacaaattgatggttcaggggtttcaacattctcgattgaaatcaacatttcgcaaattctatggtcgttataacgatctagttggtcaatacaatctatcattagtcaaatgctgtctgacgtgtttcataccgattgttagaccgttcttggcacactgattttaacaacggataactctgtttacctgatcaggatatagggctcacggcgggtatgaccggtcgacagggaatgcttactgttcctaggcacctgatcccacctctggtgtgtccaggggtccgagtttgcccaactatctcttTTGAATTGCATaccaggagttatgagattgatcactgttcgttatattcacttttcataagcaatacgaaatagagagttgggcaaacacggacccctggatataccagaggtgggatcaggtgtcttggaggagtaagcaacccctgtCGACCGCTTACACCCGCCGTgcgtgagacctatatcttgatcgggcaaagggagttatccttagtcaaaatcagtgtgccaagaacagcctaataATTGgcatgaaatacgtcagacaacatttgacccaatgataggtggtATTGGAAAacgagatcgttataacgaccacagaatttgcgaaatgctgactttaaacgagactgttggagcccctgcaccatcaacttatttttcagtagcctgcttcgatttaaaaactgaccaaacGCAGAACAAGTTTTTAGGTATCGAAGtggttgagagatgtaaacaccatatgcaggtggtaatggaatattgctacataaatatcggaagttgatgatggagaagctgaaatcatcccgtttgtcataaattaagttgagttgttagtttgccgttgatatctactttcaataaaatatctaagtatgaagcagaagcgGACGACTCTGTACtatgaaaaacgatgctacgggTCTGTACCTGTATTGCATGTCTCTAATACCTACATCAGAAAATTTTGAATGTAAAATGTATTGAGGGTTTATCCTTAGTTTGACTCCAACACTGGAAGGATTTACCATCTTATACACTGGATGGATTAATCTTCCGAAGCATAGGGCGGTATTTTCATCCATGCAACAGTGATTTTATGAGTTCGGAAGGAAAACCGTCCTCTACCGGACTGAACATACAGTTTATCTTTAAACTAAAGTTAAAAAGCAGTTTGTTTCATATTCCAGTCATGGTTCTATTGACTAATACTTCAAATTATCCCctttatttataattatttcattCTTCTTTCTTATTGGTAAACTAGTGCTTTTTTCCCAATTATTTTGTTGATAATGTCATATTGTATATCAATCACGTTATGCAATAACTGACCTGCGACCTGTGGAAAGGGCTTATATAGGTATTGCTCCTACTGCCTAATCCTATttacgtatgtattttgtatatattcatgaataaaataatgttcaaaataaaacaaatttttagAAGGACAAAGCAGCAGGTATTTATCACACGGTGTTTGGAGATGGACCAATGCATTCCTGTGGACCACAGATTCTAAATAATGGAACCTCGTACATGATTTACGGTAATTAGAAAATGCTGAAGTATTAAAAATTTTGCTCAATGCAAGTAATTTTTCGTACGTAAATTCGACAAATTAAAGAAAAgaataattgttttatcataaaaatctTGCTAGCAACATTTGTCCACGGACTGTATGCTTTAACATATTTACCATGCAGATTCATGACTGTGGGTTATGAGCAAACTGTTGCGTTCGATTTGAAACATTTCGCTCAGTCCTTTGGCAATGTATCTGTCACAGTAAACtatgttaaaaacaaattaatcattaattagTGTTATCACAGCACGCAGGTTTATGTCAATATTCTAATGGTGATTATAAATCACAGCTCTCCGTTATCCTCGTATTTGCTAAATGCGCTGAAATGGAAAcaaaactaattttaaaacaagaCATAGAAAAGTTTTGCTCCCGTTTCTTTTTCATCACTTTCGCCCTTAAACCAAATGATAGAATTCATGCTCCCTTCACATGGAAAATTTAACACAACTTAGAAtcctatttcgtattgctttgAATTTGTATGGCATTCGCACCgagaatatttaaatttacacccAAAACAAATTAGTCAGATTTACTTTCAATCTAGGTCCTAGAGCTAGCATTTCTAGTGACATTCTGGGTTCTTTGGGCATGTTAAGAGTGGATGACAGAGCTACTCAATTAAGATTGAACcatgtatttaatatatttcatggtAAAGCCCCACATTTTCTCTGTGATCATTTTGTTCTAAACAATAATAATACTAGAAGTgctacaaacaaaaaaattatcataccTAAGATAAAAGGCAAAGAAtcttcttgttttatttttacaatgcTATCAAGGATTGGAATAATTTACCTTTAGATACAAAAGAGTTGGCAACTAAGCAAGTTTTAAAAAAGCTGTTAAGTCCTTATTAGCCAGCAAGGCAAGGGTATAACCAGATAACATGTCCAATGTTTGTTTAATACTtaatagtattttttttaacactTCAGTATTCTATTATAAAATATGTCTGAAGCTTGTCATTTTTCAACGCATTATGCAAATATTAATCAAAACCTGCCAAAATTCCAATTGTTAGTCATGTAATGTTTATTCTTTTTGTCTGTTGAtcacatatattatataaatataaggaccccattggaaataagctaatTAAAGCTTTTATGAGTTATACTTATGTTATTATATCATCATATGTCATGTTATTCATACAGTTACTTATTCTTTAACTGTTATAACTGCATAGTGCTATAGATTATGCCAGGTTTccatttgttattttaaatttacaatcatgacattctgtgatattttatacctgaataaaatgaagaaaaaaccGCAGTAGTTGAATtcgaaattttagaaataatcTATAGTTAAAATTAAGGCACTTTCGGTGAGTGAAGCATCAAAAGAGAACCACTTTgtattaaggaggtactctacatcgtcataatggctgactttgtTTTCaatcatggatgaaaatataaatatcagcaatatctgtcttttgattgaaaaatgtatagcctagctgagtagctcagtatgttagcacgttgactgctgaactgtagagcgcaggttcgagtccagcagggttttaaaaaaaattaaagattgctttctactaaaactgcattttttgactaaattaagtaaatttgaaagttttcaatttcaaaacattgttgcacatatcctccacttttcatccatatcaaatttctctggtgtcgcatacctccttaacacaTTATTCTACAGTAGCAAAAACGGCTTTAGCTGAATTTAAAACTGACCAGTAGTTGAAGAAAACCCTATATAAAAAAACCGATTAATTCCTAAGTGAGTAAAACTTTCATTGATATGCTATGTTTGAATTTCTCATGGACGCAAACAATTTGGATAAAACTACGAAGTAAAATGAAATCATGAGAGGAACTGATAAATGGTGGTAGATTAAAGTCCATGTGTAGGTTGATTACTGAATGGACGAAATCAAACAATTCAATATGATTGAATTGCATAAATATCGTTGGTATATTTTGGAGATGCTTGTTTTGTAGCCGGGGATAATTACAATGAAATTGAAGGAGGTCTGCGTATCGATGGATATAAACCTATGGACAATGTAAACGATGTTGATATTGAGAGAATGACGACCAAATACGACTGCAACTGCACAGTAAGTTTCTGAAGAAAATCACGGAATTCCATTTTCGTGGTAAATccaaatgttgattttttttttcatttcatggaGGCGTAAATTGGTGGAATTGTATATGAATATTCAAAGGAAATCTGTAGCAACGGACCAGAATACACgaatatttatatcaaaatataacttgtaaaaataattgatattgAATTATTCCGTAGTATTGGCATTAATGAATagcttatatatttctttggtTTCATGCGTTCTCTTCCTATGAACATCTGTCCAATGAACTGATATTTTATGTAACTCTAATTTGGTATTATAAATCGTGAACACGGACATATATGACAGACACAGTAAAATGGTTCTAGATAAACGTCagtaatgatataatgatatgtACATAGGAAGTGACAAACAATGACTGCAAACAATGTTTAAATGACTACAATTTTGTAGATAAAGTTCGATTATGATGCGTATTTTGGATATGATGCATCCGGCCTGCCACCACCCACTAATAACGAATGCAATGCTCCTGTTTACGCCTGCTCCAGAAGTAGCTATTGTAAAAGAAATGCAGAGGGCGTGTGTACGTGGGGCAATCATGGAGAATGTTATTAAATGTTGTTGTTAACAGAACCTATCTAGAAATAAAACGCTTTTGCTGCTCTTATGCTTTATTATTCACAGATTATTGCTAATTCAAAACCATGATATATAATGTACTCACTGATTTTATTGTTCAGCAACCGGACATTAATTGATAAACATAGTATGTGTTGTGGGTGTACAAAAACGCATATCAATCTGTGAATTACGTACATGTTTTCCCAAGTACATAATATAACAATCAGTGTATCAAAGTTTTTGCCAAGGTAAATCAATGTTTCAGTGTAGTGAATCAATGTTTCAGAGTTTTTACCAAGGTAAATCAATGTTTCAGTGTAGTGAATCAATGTTTCAGAGTTTTTACCATGGTAAATCAATGTTTCAGTGTAGTGAATCAATGTTTCAGAGTTTTTACTATGATAGTTGATTATAAatgatatatcaatatttttaccatAGTATCAGAGATTTACAAGTATGGTAAATAAAGgtaagaatttattttataaagtcAGTTTTCGGACTCcgtatcaaataaaataaaaaattaagaatacTATACCCtatgtatgaaatattcaaGCATGAAAAAGTACaacattatatgataaattgaatattatatgccaaaatccatatcatatgtcTTACATGTATCAATCGTCGTGCCTCAAATCAACCCTTGGGCTAATATGGGGCCACTCGGGCTGATATGACATATAATATGAATTTTAGCATGTATCTTtctctatatatacatttagaattgctaattacattttttttgctatttaaaaatgataataaacataAATAGTTTTAATAGTGCTTTGAATTAGCTATCTGTAagtctcatatatatatatatatatatatatatatatatatatatatatatatatatatatacatgaaatggTTGCAAGGTTAATGGTTAACCTTTAAAACATTCGCAAAACATCTCGCAAATAACAAATACGTTATTGACCAAAATTGGCCGCGCTTCAAAAGCCGATCATATTTTGCCGGTAGAAAGGTGAAAATGTtctcatttcattcatatataacatgtaccatttatttgttgctgatattgagaaaataacattacaattttgcattgttaactctgacgctgtcttccgacggtcgctttttcggaacaaattcttttcatcgaccttataggatttacagtcccccgcttcttctagaatatttttctaaatatctatattttaactttttctataaaaatacttattgaaaactggcatgctatggaaaatacattatgcgtttacatgtaactttatcgtgtttatagacattttgcggagaatcttgtgttaattagagtgaggaaaataatgcatgtatttgccaaaaattgttgagtagaAGGCAATAATATTTTCGAAGGTGCTGTTCGATGTCctcctattcaaatgaattatggaaaatgaaatggctcttaaattttcatttttgtttgctcataaatataaacacttCGATTAAAAACGTCGAATGAGTcggataaaattacttgttatgccatgtacaccaaggactatataacaggtctgcttacatgtgtatgtaatatacatgctacagtacatacgaataaaatatgtctgcctgctgtgggtatttacaaaatatattgaatagagcgtggtacatgtactaaacgatacaaatGTATGTTGCATGAATGGGGTATCATTTTTTGGGGGTAAAGcaaaacacgtcaagtaatatgcatgtaacttcttgtggtatatttcatatagtaaatataattaaaaccCTAACAAAAATGTgtccgtgtttatatctttacatttcCCTAAATCGTCAACAAAGAGTAGTTataaaactctctctctctctctctctctctctctctctctctctctctccatatatagcgttcatctttgataaatgaaaattacatcagtCGGTGGGCATGTCATTGCATACACCGACATTCAGTCTAAAtccatctttgctagccaagggtttacgatcccctccgcttctctacaaacgTATATTATTGGAAGATATtaagtaatatatatacatatatattttctaacTTGCACAGTTCGAAAGACTAAAAGCGAAGGAATAAAAAATAGTAAACACGAAACTGAACATTTGGTCCTGCCTTAGAGAAATGATCGAATCACGTTTTGGTTTCAGAACACAGATGTTTGTAGAGACCGGACTCTCCCTCCctgtacttttaaaatgttcaatgcCTTGGGTATATTTAGCGTATATTCcaaattaaggtaaatcgtggtctcttgtttagaaaaatgtaaacgataaaagaagcaataatttcttccactctcggagaaataaatgacgaAATCCTTTGAtgtattgaattacttttattgggagaacttacatttccccccaaaaaacccttaaaatttgcgtcatttcattaatttcacctaattaaaaatgacagaaaatagtataaatgatttcctaggagacatatttcaagccctataaagtctgtaaaatccaggagcttcgcccACTGGGCCccacccctgcctcataaactTACGCCCttctaaccgcaattcctggatccacccctgataTTTTTCACAATATATTCAACCTGAGAGCTGGTGATTTACATAATTTGAGTTGAAAGAGCGTTCAGCTCAGGTGAGGTTTTTCTGatcacatactacatgtatccgGCGTCCGTCTATCTGTAAATTTCCCCATCAACATCTTCTCCAGTATCACCCCGCCAATTTTAATTACACTTGGTACAAGTCATCCCTGGGTAAAACGACTCAGGGTTGTTTAAATAAAGAATCATGATCCCTTCAAAAGGGAGACAATCAAGAAAACACAAAAACGTAGAGGGATCATATCAAGACTCACCGAGTCAGAAAAGTGGAACATGAAGTCTTCTTgtcatagtgtagattcaagtttgtttacatcaccacaccacccccaccccaccccacccctcgGATCaaatacatgcagatatatagggaaaatattttaaacagggccatgattagccTTATTAATATGCATGCATTCCCAGGATACAggttcaggtttgttcaaattgtggttcCCGCAAGTACGATGGGGCTTCAATAGGAGATTAAAGTTCTACATGCGGATATATAGGGGAGGGGGACTTTAATGATGTTTTCCTCATGAATAATAGAGCCATGCATAGACATATTAGTATGTAGACATCCCCAAGTAGAACAGATTGAAGTTTATTCAAATTGTGGTCCGGGAAGTAAGGTGGGGCCACAGTAAGGGATGGAAGTTTtaaatgggaatatataggaaagatCTTCCTCTAAGAGCAACAGGACCACGAAGAGTTATATTTACATGCAAGCATCGTCAGGTACTTCAGTacttcaaatgctgtctgactgtttcatgccaattgttaggccgttcttggtacactggtctacagataactccgtttacctgataaagatatagggctcacggtggatgtgaccggtcgacaggggatgcttactccttctagacacctgatcccatccctggtatatccaggggtctgtatttgcccaatttttttattttgtattgcttataggactaatgagattgatcactgttcgttatcttcgcctttcattcaatttcatcaaaatatggTTCCCAaaagtaaggggggggggggcgacaTTAGaagatcaaagtttaacatgggGATATAAAGGGAAAACTTTTCGAGGACTGCaggaccatgattagtcatattggtatACAAACATCCCAAGCTAGTGCAGATTGCGTTGCTACaacttattacatgtacaacatgtttATAAATGACGTATAAATTATCTATTGTAAACTTTCATTTTCTGTTTGAGTACTTCCTGTTCTAAGGTTTTCACTTCTAACACTCCTTTGCAATTCGAACAGCATATTCTATCCTTCGGCATCGCTCGATGTAGACCATCATGTAAGTTTTTAAGCATATCTGAATTAGTTTTGaacataataaattcttttataactattattttttcGTAGGAAATTTcgaattgatatatattttttaattttgcccATATGTTCAACCATGTGAGTAATTTTCTTTCCTATTTTTTGTAGCCTTTTACCTTCATACGTACACATAATAAAGCACATGTTAGCATACATATATTTGTGTTGTCATTGGTTTGCTAGCTGTTTGCACCAGACAGCATACTGATAATAGAGTAGATCAAAGTTAACATAATGCAAGTATACAGGAAAgaaaatcttctccaaaacAGCGTTGTAATGTTAGTCGTATTGGTAATAAGACATACCCATGTTGTGTGAAGTCAAGTTTGGCTATGTCATGATCCTTTGGGGTCATAATATAGGGTCAGCATTTTTCATAGGAGTAAACATtgggaaaaaatcttttaaaatcataacaGCTTGGTCCAGGTGACAAGGTGAGTGATTAatatttaaatcaaataaacaaaTGCTACACAGAAACCGTTTTTATGAATGTCATATCAGTGATCATAACTGATTACCCTTATggtaatgaaaagaaaatactggGTGGGTGGGGCTGAAAGACCTTTCCTGAAACACCCATGGTACTGAAAAAAGGGAGTA
This genomic window from Ostrea edulis chromosome 4, xbOstEdul1.1, whole genome shotgun sequence contains:
- the LOC125670169 gene encoding uncharacterized protein LOC125670169 encodes the protein MMTWLVEILTIAAIVSVTLGCTPLPRVDQSDFCYAKYAFEAEVTDVKQADKDSAYEYTINIKTEYKKDKAAGIYHTVFGDGPMHSCGPQILNNGTSYMIYAGDNYNEIEGGLRIDGYKPMDNVNDVDIERMTTKYDCNCTIKFDYDAYFGYDASGLPPPTNNECNAPVYACSRSSYCKRNAEGVCTWGNHGECY